A single window of Bombus pascuorum chromosome 1, iyBomPasc1.1, whole genome shotgun sequence DNA harbors:
- the LOC132910923 gene encoding tyrosine-protein phosphatase non-receptor type 5-like isoform X1, translating into MSSTVRTRSLRRRDRLLSVNDINMAVYMSTQPLLSNRGSHVILNRTVFLFYVCLFLTRGSTSTPLTNHYVNDANYYDISSNDDRSDPLEKFYLITGQRWHADTVLPIPLLPSTEGMSARSHHRYQFLIYRIPQSITGLDDAGMDLQAAQLSTRTGQEVRSTANLSWPDWPLYVALCAIGGAILFTFLVLLWLRKQMSREKDTEDGDRRGLVEEGAVGHPEKPIKPAKGSIEWVHQPAAKPSIQSVQTVQSVTQATGLPEVMSVAIPERRPEPICIKAKGLLERRGSSASLTIELAPPPESPPHIVTPTRECTAEEFLLSAGNVLSRAQLKKAISDPASLHKEFWEVPLNLPEKLDICGSGVKNRYCSVLPNPQSRVILPGSADDPLSSYINANYIRGYDGEDVRYIATQGPLPHTVGDFWRMVWAEKVPAIVMMTKLYEAAKTKCEAYFPLDKNNRIQSGPFTIIVNSIDTREGYIIRDLELRYEGDRRHVQHYWYDSWPDHAVPQAADTLVSLAAEINSLPGPVIVHCSAGIGRTGCFIALATGMIQLLRDGNVDVLGILCQMRYDRGGMIQTAEQYEFVHRALCLYEQTLEGGKASSSGD; encoded by the exons GAAGTACGAGTACTCCTCTGACTAACCATTATGTAAATGATGCAAATTATTACGACATCTCTAGCAACGATGACAGATCAGACCCCTTGGagaaattttacttaattACTGGACAAAGGTGGCACGCAGATACTGTGCTGCCTATTCCTTTATTGCCATCTACGGAGGGAATGTCTGCTAGGTCTCATCATAG ATATCAATTTTTGATATATAGAATACCACAGTCCATAACAGGACTGGATGATGCTGGAATGGATTTACAAGCAGCTCAACTTAGTACCCGTACAGGTCAGGAGGTACGCTCCACTGCAAATTTATCATGGCCAGACTGGCCTCTGTACGTAGCACTTTGCGCCATCGGTGGCGCGATTCTCTTTACATTCCTG gTTTTGTTATGGCTGCGGAAACAAATGTCGCGTGAAAAAGATACAGAGGATGGTGACAGGAGAGGTTTGGTAGAGGAAGGTGCTGTAGGTCACCCAGAAAAGCCTATCAAGCCTGCAAAAGGATCGATTGAATGGGTTCATCAACCTGCAGCAAAACCATCCATTCAATCTGTTCAGACTGTCCAATCAGTCACACAAGCTACTGGTTTACCAGAG GTAATGTCGGTGGCAATACCAGAACGCAGACCGGAACCAATATGTATAAAAGCTAAAGGATTATTGGAACGACGTGGATCAAGCGCAAGTTTGACTATAGAATTGGCACCTCCTCCGGAAAGTCCACCACACATTGTCACGCCTACCCGCGAATGTACCGCggaggaatttttattaagtgCCGGAAACGTTCTATCAAGAGCTCAACTTAAAAAAGCAATCAGTGATCCAGCATCGTTGCACAAAGAGTTTTGGGAGGTTCCTCTCAACTTGCCTGAGAAATTAGATATTTGTGGATCTGGGGTGAAGAATAGATATTGTTCTGTATTACCAAATCCACAGTCGAGGGTGATTTTACCAGGTTCTGCTGATGATCCTCTTTCTAGTTATATTAACGCCAATTATATTCGG gGTTATGATGGAGAAGATGTTCGCTATATTGCAACGCAGGGACCATTACCTCACACTGTGGGTGATTTCTGGAGAATGGTCTGGGCAGAAAAAGTACCCGCGATAGTTATGATGACGAAGCTATACGAAGCCGCGAAAACAAAATGCGAAGCATACTTTCCGCTAGACAAAAATAATCGCATACAAAGTGGACCGTTTACCATTATCGTTAACTCTATCGATACGAGAGAAGGCTACATAATCAGAGATTTAGAACTTCGATACGAAGGAGACAGAAGACACGTGCAGCATTATTG GTATGATTCATGGCCGGACCATGCCGTTCCTCAAGCTGCGGATACCCTTGTTAGTTTAGCTgcagaaataaattctttaccAGGTCCGGTTATTGTTCACTGCAGTGCAGGAATTGGACGAACTGGTTGTTTCATAGCTTTAGCCACGGGAATGATACAGCTATTAAGAGATGGAAATGTTGACGTGTTGGGTATTTTATGTCAAATGAG ATATGACAGAGGCGGTATGATTCAGACGGCAGAACAGTACGAATTCGTTCATCGTGCACTTTGTCTGTACGAACAGACGCTTGAAGGTGGTAAAGCGTCGAGTTCAGGGGATTGA
- the LOC132910923 gene encoding tyrosine-protein phosphatase non-receptor type 5-like isoform X3, whose product MEKYNIDANMRQCFDRVFIHGSTSTPLTNHYVNDANYYDISSNDDRSDPLEKFYLITGQRWHADTVLPIPLLPSTEGMSARSHHRYQFLIYRIPQSITGLDDAGMDLQAAQLSTRTGQEVRSTANLSWPDWPLYVALCAIGGAILFTFLVLLWLRKQMSREKDTEDGDRRGLVEEGAVGHPEKPIKPAKGSIEWVHQPAAKPSIQSVQTVQSVTQATGLPEVMSVAIPERRPEPICIKAKGLLERRGSSASLTIELAPPPESPPHIVTPTRECTAEEFLLSAGNVLSRAQLKKAISDPASLHKEFWEVPLNLPEKLDICGSGVKNRYCSVLPNPQSRVILPGSADDPLSSYINANYIRGYDGEDVRYIATQGPLPHTVGDFWRMVWAEKVPAIVMMTKLYEAAKTKCEAYFPLDKNNRIQSGPFTIIVNSIDTREGYIIRDLELRYEGDRRHVQHYWYDSWPDHAVPQAADTLVSLAAEINSLPGPVIVHCSAGIGRTGCFIALATGMIQLLRDGNVDVLGILCQMRYDRGGMIQTAEQYEFVHRALCLYEQTLEGGKASSSGD is encoded by the exons GAAGTACGAGTACTCCTCTGACTAACCATTATGTAAATGATGCAAATTATTACGACATCTCTAGCAACGATGACAGATCAGACCCCTTGGagaaattttacttaattACTGGACAAAGGTGGCACGCAGATACTGTGCTGCCTATTCCTTTATTGCCATCTACGGAGGGAATGTCTGCTAGGTCTCATCATAG ATATCAATTTTTGATATATAGAATACCACAGTCCATAACAGGACTGGATGATGCTGGAATGGATTTACAAGCAGCTCAACTTAGTACCCGTACAGGTCAGGAGGTACGCTCCACTGCAAATTTATCATGGCCAGACTGGCCTCTGTACGTAGCACTTTGCGCCATCGGTGGCGCGATTCTCTTTACATTCCTG gTTTTGTTATGGCTGCGGAAACAAATGTCGCGTGAAAAAGATACAGAGGATGGTGACAGGAGAGGTTTGGTAGAGGAAGGTGCTGTAGGTCACCCAGAAAAGCCTATCAAGCCTGCAAAAGGATCGATTGAATGGGTTCATCAACCTGCAGCAAAACCATCCATTCAATCTGTTCAGACTGTCCAATCAGTCACACAAGCTACTGGTTTACCAGAG GTAATGTCGGTGGCAATACCAGAACGCAGACCGGAACCAATATGTATAAAAGCTAAAGGATTATTGGAACGACGTGGATCAAGCGCAAGTTTGACTATAGAATTGGCACCTCCTCCGGAAAGTCCACCACACATTGTCACGCCTACCCGCGAATGTACCGCggaggaatttttattaagtgCCGGAAACGTTCTATCAAGAGCTCAACTTAAAAAAGCAATCAGTGATCCAGCATCGTTGCACAAAGAGTTTTGGGAGGTTCCTCTCAACTTGCCTGAGAAATTAGATATTTGTGGATCTGGGGTGAAGAATAGATATTGTTCTGTATTACCAAATCCACAGTCGAGGGTGATTTTACCAGGTTCTGCTGATGATCCTCTTTCTAGTTATATTAACGCCAATTATATTCGG gGTTATGATGGAGAAGATGTTCGCTATATTGCAACGCAGGGACCATTACCTCACACTGTGGGTGATTTCTGGAGAATGGTCTGGGCAGAAAAAGTACCCGCGATAGTTATGATGACGAAGCTATACGAAGCCGCGAAAACAAAATGCGAAGCATACTTTCCGCTAGACAAAAATAATCGCATACAAAGTGGACCGTTTACCATTATCGTTAACTCTATCGATACGAGAGAAGGCTACATAATCAGAGATTTAGAACTTCGATACGAAGGAGACAGAAGACACGTGCAGCATTATTG GTATGATTCATGGCCGGACCATGCCGTTCCTCAAGCTGCGGATACCCTTGTTAGTTTAGCTgcagaaataaattctttaccAGGTCCGGTTATTGTTCACTGCAGTGCAGGAATTGGACGAACTGGTTGTTTCATAGCTTTAGCCACGGGAATGATACAGCTATTAAGAGATGGAAATGTTGACGTGTTGGGTATTTTATGTCAAATGAG ATATGACAGAGGCGGTATGATTCAGACGGCAGAACAGTACGAATTCGTTCATCGTGCACTTTGTCTGTACGAACAGACGCTTGAAGGTGGTAAAGCGTCGAGTTCAGGGGATTGA
- the LOC132910923 gene encoding tyrosine-protein phosphatase non-receptor type 5-like isoform X2 — protein sequence MSSTVRTRSLRRRDRLLSVNDINMAVYMSTQPLLSNRGSHVILNRTVFLFYVCLFLTRGSTSTPLTNHYVNDANYYDISSNDDRSDPLEKFYLITGQRWHADTVLPIPLLPSTEGMSARSHHRIPQSITGLDDAGMDLQAAQLSTRTGQEVRSTANLSWPDWPLYVALCAIGGAILFTFLVLLWLRKQMSREKDTEDGDRRGLVEEGAVGHPEKPIKPAKGSIEWVHQPAAKPSIQSVQTVQSVTQATGLPEVMSVAIPERRPEPICIKAKGLLERRGSSASLTIELAPPPESPPHIVTPTRECTAEEFLLSAGNVLSRAQLKKAISDPASLHKEFWEVPLNLPEKLDICGSGVKNRYCSVLPNPQSRVILPGSADDPLSSYINANYIRGYDGEDVRYIATQGPLPHTVGDFWRMVWAEKVPAIVMMTKLYEAAKTKCEAYFPLDKNNRIQSGPFTIIVNSIDTREGYIIRDLELRYEGDRRHVQHYWYDSWPDHAVPQAADTLVSLAAEINSLPGPVIVHCSAGIGRTGCFIALATGMIQLLRDGNVDVLGILCQMRYDRGGMIQTAEQYEFVHRALCLYEQTLEGGKASSSGD from the exons GAAGTACGAGTACTCCTCTGACTAACCATTATGTAAATGATGCAAATTATTACGACATCTCTAGCAACGATGACAGATCAGACCCCTTGGagaaattttacttaattACTGGACAAAGGTGGCACGCAGATACTGTGCTGCCTATTCCTTTATTGCCATCTACGGAGGGAATGTCTGCTAGGTCTCATCATAG AATACCACAGTCCATAACAGGACTGGATGATGCTGGAATGGATTTACAAGCAGCTCAACTTAGTACCCGTACAGGTCAGGAGGTACGCTCCACTGCAAATTTATCATGGCCAGACTGGCCTCTGTACGTAGCACTTTGCGCCATCGGTGGCGCGATTCTCTTTACATTCCTG gTTTTGTTATGGCTGCGGAAACAAATGTCGCGTGAAAAAGATACAGAGGATGGTGACAGGAGAGGTTTGGTAGAGGAAGGTGCTGTAGGTCACCCAGAAAAGCCTATCAAGCCTGCAAAAGGATCGATTGAATGGGTTCATCAACCTGCAGCAAAACCATCCATTCAATCTGTTCAGACTGTCCAATCAGTCACACAAGCTACTGGTTTACCAGAG GTAATGTCGGTGGCAATACCAGAACGCAGACCGGAACCAATATGTATAAAAGCTAAAGGATTATTGGAACGACGTGGATCAAGCGCAAGTTTGACTATAGAATTGGCACCTCCTCCGGAAAGTCCACCACACATTGTCACGCCTACCCGCGAATGTACCGCggaggaatttttattaagtgCCGGAAACGTTCTATCAAGAGCTCAACTTAAAAAAGCAATCAGTGATCCAGCATCGTTGCACAAAGAGTTTTGGGAGGTTCCTCTCAACTTGCCTGAGAAATTAGATATTTGTGGATCTGGGGTGAAGAATAGATATTGTTCTGTATTACCAAATCCACAGTCGAGGGTGATTTTACCAGGTTCTGCTGATGATCCTCTTTCTAGTTATATTAACGCCAATTATATTCGG gGTTATGATGGAGAAGATGTTCGCTATATTGCAACGCAGGGACCATTACCTCACACTGTGGGTGATTTCTGGAGAATGGTCTGGGCAGAAAAAGTACCCGCGATAGTTATGATGACGAAGCTATACGAAGCCGCGAAAACAAAATGCGAAGCATACTTTCCGCTAGACAAAAATAATCGCATACAAAGTGGACCGTTTACCATTATCGTTAACTCTATCGATACGAGAGAAGGCTACATAATCAGAGATTTAGAACTTCGATACGAAGGAGACAGAAGACACGTGCAGCATTATTG GTATGATTCATGGCCGGACCATGCCGTTCCTCAAGCTGCGGATACCCTTGTTAGTTTAGCTgcagaaataaattctttaccAGGTCCGGTTATTGTTCACTGCAGTGCAGGAATTGGACGAACTGGTTGTTTCATAGCTTTAGCCACGGGAATGATACAGCTATTAAGAGATGGAAATGTTGACGTGTTGGGTATTTTATGTCAAATGAG ATATGACAGAGGCGGTATGATTCAGACGGCAGAACAGTACGAATTCGTTCATCGTGCACTTTGTCTGTACGAACAGACGCTTGAAGGTGGTAAAGCGTCGAGTTCAGGGGATTGA
- the LOC132910923 gene encoding tyrosine-protein phosphatase non-receptor type 5-like isoform X4 translates to MSARSHHRYQFLIYRIPQSITGLDDAGMDLQAAQLSTRTGQEVRSTANLSWPDWPLYVALCAIGGAILFTFLVLLWLRKQMSREKDTEDGDRRGLVEEGAVGHPEKPIKPAKGSIEWVHQPAAKPSIQSVQTVQSVTQATGLPEVMSVAIPERRPEPICIKAKGLLERRGSSASLTIELAPPPESPPHIVTPTRECTAEEFLLSAGNVLSRAQLKKAISDPASLHKEFWEVPLNLPEKLDICGSGVKNRYCSVLPNPQSRVILPGSADDPLSSYINANYIRGYDGEDVRYIATQGPLPHTVGDFWRMVWAEKVPAIVMMTKLYEAAKTKCEAYFPLDKNNRIQSGPFTIIVNSIDTREGYIIRDLELRYEGDRRHVQHYWYDSWPDHAVPQAADTLVSLAAEINSLPGPVIVHCSAGIGRTGCFIALATGMIQLLRDGNVDVLGILCQMRYDRGGMIQTAEQYEFVHRALCLYEQTLEGGKASSSGD, encoded by the exons ATGTCTGCTAGGTCTCATCATAG ATATCAATTTTTGATATATAGAATACCACAGTCCATAACAGGACTGGATGATGCTGGAATGGATTTACAAGCAGCTCAACTTAGTACCCGTACAGGTCAGGAGGTACGCTCCACTGCAAATTTATCATGGCCAGACTGGCCTCTGTACGTAGCACTTTGCGCCATCGGTGGCGCGATTCTCTTTACATTCCTG gTTTTGTTATGGCTGCGGAAACAAATGTCGCGTGAAAAAGATACAGAGGATGGTGACAGGAGAGGTTTGGTAGAGGAAGGTGCTGTAGGTCACCCAGAAAAGCCTATCAAGCCTGCAAAAGGATCGATTGAATGGGTTCATCAACCTGCAGCAAAACCATCCATTCAATCTGTTCAGACTGTCCAATCAGTCACACAAGCTACTGGTTTACCAGAG GTAATGTCGGTGGCAATACCAGAACGCAGACCGGAACCAATATGTATAAAAGCTAAAGGATTATTGGAACGACGTGGATCAAGCGCAAGTTTGACTATAGAATTGGCACCTCCTCCGGAAAGTCCACCACACATTGTCACGCCTACCCGCGAATGTACCGCggaggaatttttattaagtgCCGGAAACGTTCTATCAAGAGCTCAACTTAAAAAAGCAATCAGTGATCCAGCATCGTTGCACAAAGAGTTTTGGGAGGTTCCTCTCAACTTGCCTGAGAAATTAGATATTTGTGGATCTGGGGTGAAGAATAGATATTGTTCTGTATTACCAAATCCACAGTCGAGGGTGATTTTACCAGGTTCTGCTGATGATCCTCTTTCTAGTTATATTAACGCCAATTATATTCGG gGTTATGATGGAGAAGATGTTCGCTATATTGCAACGCAGGGACCATTACCTCACACTGTGGGTGATTTCTGGAGAATGGTCTGGGCAGAAAAAGTACCCGCGATAGTTATGATGACGAAGCTATACGAAGCCGCGAAAACAAAATGCGAAGCATACTTTCCGCTAGACAAAAATAATCGCATACAAAGTGGACCGTTTACCATTATCGTTAACTCTATCGATACGAGAGAAGGCTACATAATCAGAGATTTAGAACTTCGATACGAAGGAGACAGAAGACACGTGCAGCATTATTG GTATGATTCATGGCCGGACCATGCCGTTCCTCAAGCTGCGGATACCCTTGTTAGTTTAGCTgcagaaataaattctttaccAGGTCCGGTTATTGTTCACTGCAGTGCAGGAATTGGACGAACTGGTTGTTTCATAGCTTTAGCCACGGGAATGATACAGCTATTAAGAGATGGAAATGTTGACGTGTTGGGTATTTTATGTCAAATGAG ATATGACAGAGGCGGTATGATTCAGACGGCAGAACAGTACGAATTCGTTCATCGTGCACTTTGTCTGTACGAACAGACGCTTGAAGGTGGTAAAGCGTCGAGTTCAGGGGATTGA